A single window of Callithrix jacchus isolate 240 chromosome 6, calJac240_pri, whole genome shotgun sequence DNA harbors:
- the CHPF gene encoding chondroitin sulfate synthase 2 produces the protein MRASLLLSVLRPAGPVAVGISLGFTLSLLSVTWVEEPCGPGPPQPGDSELPPRGNTNAARRPNSVQPGAEREKPGAGAGAGENWEPRVLPYHPAQPGQAAKKAVRTRYISTELGIRQRLLVAVLTSQATLSTLGVAVNRTLGHRLERVVFLTGARGRRAPPGMAVVTLGEERPIGHLHLALRHLLEQHGDDFDWFFLVPDTTYTEAHGLARLAGHLSLASAAHLYLGRPQDFIGGEPTPGRYCHGGFGVLLSRMLLQQLRPHLEGCRNDIVSARPDEWLGRCILDATGVGCTGDHEGVHYSHLELSPGEPVQEGDPRFRSALTAHPVRNPVHMYQLHKAFARAELERTYQEIQELQWEIQNTSRLSIDGDRAAAWPVGIPAPSRPASRFEVLRWDYFTEQHAFSCADGSPRCPLRGVDQADVADVLGAALEELNRRYHPALRLQKQQLVNGYRRFDPARGMEYTLDLQLEALTPQGGRRPLTRRVQLLRPLSRVEILPVPYVTEASRLTVLLPLAAAERDLAPGFLEAFATAALEPGDAAAALTLLLLYEPRQAQRAAHADVFAPVKAHVAELERRFPGARVPWLSVQTAAPSPLRLMDLLSKKHPLDTLFLLAGPDTVLTPDFLNRCRMHAISGWQAFFPMHFQAFHPAVAPSQGPGPPELGRDTGRFDRQAASEACFYNSDYVAARGRLAAASEQEEELLESLDVYELFLHFSSLHVLRAVEPALLQRYRAQTCSARLSEDLYHRCRQSVLEGLGSRTQLAMLLFEQEQGNST, from the exons ATGCGGGCATCGCTGCTGCTGTCGGTGCTGAGGCCCGCAGGGCCCGTGGCCGTGGGCATCTCCCTGGGCTTCACGCTGAGCCTGCTTAGCGTCACCTGGGTGGAGGAACCGTGCGGCCCAGGCCCACCCCAACCTGGAGACTCTGAGCTGCCGCCGCGCGGCAACACCAATGCGGCGCGCCGGCCCAACTCGGTGCAGCCAGGAGCGGAGCGCGAGAAGCCCGGGGCCGGCGCAGGCGCCGGGGAGAATTGGGAGCCGCGCGTCCTGCCCTACCACCCCGCACAGCCCGGCCAGGCCGCCAAAAAGGCCGTCAG GACTCGCTACATCAGCACGGAGCTGGGCATCAGACAGAGGCTGCTGGTGGCGGTGCTGACCTCTCAGGCCACGCTGTCCACGCTAGGTGTGGCCGTGAACCGAACACTGGGTCACCGGCTGGAGCGTGTGGTGTTCCTGACGGGTGCACGGGGCCGCCGGGCCCCACCTGGCATGGCGGTGGTGACGCTGGGCGAGGAGCGGCCCATCGGGCACCTGCACCTGGCGCTGCGCCACCTGCTGGAGCAGCACGGCGACGACTTTGACTGGTTCTTCCTGGTGCCTGACACCACCTACACTGAGGCACACGGCCTGGCACGCCTAGctggccacctcagcctggcCTCCGCCGCCCACCTGTACCTGGGCCGGCCCCAGGACTTCATCGGCGGAGAGCCCACCCCAGGCCGCTACTGCCACGGCGGCTTTGGGGTGCTGCTCTCGCGCATGCTGCTGCAGCAGCTGCGCCCCCACCTGGAAGGCTGCCGCAACGACATCGTCAGTGCGCGCCCCGACGAATGGCTGGGACGCTGCATTCTCGACGCCACCGGGGTGGGCTGTACTGGTGACCACGAG GGGGTGCACTATAGCCATCTGGAGCTGAGCCCTGGGGAGCCAGTGCAGGAGGGAGACCCTCGTTTCCGAAGTGCCCTGACAGCCCACCCTGTGCGCAACCCTGTGCACATGTACCAGCTGCACAAGGCTTTCGCCCGAGCTGAACTGGAACGCACATATCAGGAGATCCAGGAGTTGCAG TGGGAGATCCAGAATACCAGCCGTCTGTCCATCGATGGGGACAGGGCAGCTGCCTGGCCTGTGGGCATCCCAGCACCATCCCGCCCGGCCTCCCGCTTTGAGGTGCTGCGCTGGGACTACTTCACAGAGCAGCATGCTTTCTCTTGTGCCGATGGCTCACCCCGCTGCCCACTGCGTGGGGTGGACCAGGCTGACGTGGCCGATGTTCTGGGGGCCGCTCTAGAGGAGCTCAACCGCCGCTACCATCCAGCCTTGCGGCTCCAGAAGCAGCAGCTGGTTAATGGCTACCGACGCTTTGATCCGGCCCGGGGTATGGAATACACGCTGGACTTACAGCTGGAGGCACTGACTCCCCAGGGAGGTCGCCGGCCCCTCACTCGCCGAGTGCAGCTGCTCCGGCCGCTGAGCCGCGTGGAGATCTTGCCTGTGCCCTATGTCACCGAGGCCTCACGTCTCACTGTGCTGCTGCCTCTGGCTGCGGCTGAGCGTGACCTGGCCCCTGGCTTCCTGGAGGCCTTTGCTACTGCAGCACTGGAGCCTGGTGATGCTGCGGCAGCCCTGACCCTGCTGCTACTGTATGAGCCGCGCCAGGCCCAGCGTGCAGCCCACGCAGATGTCTTCGCACCTGTCAAGGCCCACGTGGCAGAGCTGGAGCGGCGTTTCCCCGGTGCCCGCGTGCCATGGCTCAGTGTGCAGACAGCCGCACCCTCTCCACTGCGCCTCATGGATCTCCTCTCCAAGAAGCACCCACTGGACACACTGTTCCTGCTGGCCGGGCCAGACACGGTGCTCACGCCTGACTTCCTGAACCGCTGCCGCATGCATGCCATCTCTGGCTGGCAGGCCTTCTTTCCCATGCACTTCCAAGCCTTCCACCCAGCTGTGGCCCCATCACAAGGGCCTGGGCCCCCAGAGCTGGGCCGCGACACTGGCCGCTTTGACCGCCAGGCAGCCAGCGAGGCTTGCTTCTACAATTCCGACTATGTGGCAGCCCGTGGGCGCCTGGCGGCAGCCTCAGAACAAGAAGAGGAGCTGCTGGAGAGCCTGGACGTGTACGAGCTGTTCCTGCACTTCTCCAGTCTGCATGTGCTGCGGGCGGTGGAGCCGGCGCTGCTGCAGCGCTACCGGGCCCAGACATGCAGCGCAAGGCTCAGTGAGGACCTGTACCATCGCTGCCGCCAGAGCGTGCTTGAAGGCCTCGGCTCCCGAACCCAGCTGGCCATGTTGCTCTTCGAGCAGGAGCAGGGCAACAGCACCTGA
- the TMEM198 gene encoding transmembrane protein 198 yields MPGTVATLRFQLLPPEPDDAFWGAPCEQPLERRYQALPALVCIMCCLFGVVYCFFGYRCFKAVLFLTGLLFGSVVIFLLCYRERVLETQLSAGASAGIALGIGLLCGLVAMLVRSVGLFLVGLLLGLLLAAAALLGSAPYYQPGSVWGPLGLLLGGGLLCALLTLRWPRPLTTLATAVTGAALIATAADYFAELLLLGRYVVERLRAAPVPPLCWRSWALLALWPLLSLMGVLVQWRVTAEGDSHTEVVISRQRRRVQLMRIRQQEDRKEKRRKKRPPRAPPRGPRAPPRPGPPDPAYRRRPVPIKRFNGDVLSPSYIQSFRDRQTGSSLSSFMASPTDADYEYGSRGPLTACSGPPVRV; encoded by the exons ATGCCAGGGACTGTGGCAACACTGCGGTTCCAGCTGCTGCCCCCTGAGCCAGATGATGCCTTCTGGGGTGCACCTTGTGAACAGCCCCTGGAGCGCAGGTACCAGGCACTGCCGGCCCTCGTCTGCATCATGTGCTGTTTGTTTGGAGTCGTCTACTGCTTCTTCG GTTACCGCTGCTTCAAGGCAGTGCTCTTCCTCACTGGGTTGCTGTTTGGCTCGGTGGTCATCTTCCTCCTGTGCTACCGAGAGCGGGTGCTAGAGACACAGCTGAGTGCTGGGGCGAGCGCAGGCATCGCGCTGGGCATCGGGCTGCTCTGTGGGCTGGTGGCCATGCTGGTGCGCAGCGTGGGCCTCTTCCTGGTGGGGCTGCTGCTCGGCCTGCTGCTCGCAGCTGCTGCCCTGCTGGGCTCCGCACCCTACTACCAGCCAGGCTCTGTGTGGGGTCCACTGGGGCTGCTGCTGGGGGGCGGCCTGCTCTGTGCCCTGCTCACTCTGCGCTGGCCCCGCCCACTCACCACCCTGGCCACCGCCGTGACTGGTGCTGCGCTCATCGCTACTGCCGCTGACTACTTTGCTGAGCTGTTACTGCTGGGGCGCTACGTGGTGGAGAGACTCCGGGCCGCTCCTGTGCCCCCCCTCTGCTGGCGAAGCTGGGCCCTGCTGGCACTCTGGCCCCTGCTCAGCCTGATGGGCGTTCTGGTGCAGTGGCGGGTGACAGCTGAGGGGGACTCCCATACAGAAG TGGTCATCAGTCGGCAGCGCCGACGTGTGCAACTGATGCGGATTCGGCAGCAGGAAGATCGCAAGGAGAAAAGGCGGAAAAAGAGACCTCCTCGGGCTCCCCCCAGAGGTCCCCGGGCTCCTCCCAGGCCTGGGCCCCCAGACCCTGCTTATCGGCGCAGGCCAGTGCCCATCAAACGCTTCAATGGAGACGTCCTCTCCCCG AGTTATATCCAGAGCTTCCGAGACCGGCAGACCGGGAGCTCCCTGAGCTCCTTCATGGCCTCACCCACAGATGCGGACTATGAGTATGGGTCCCGGGGACCTCTGACAGCCTGCTCAGGCCCCCCAGTGCGGGTATAG